The window ATTTAATCCGCGGCCTTTCCCCTTCATGCCCAATCAGCCCCTCACCATCGCCGACCGCACCTTTAACTCCCGTCTCATGCTGGGCACGGGTAAGTTTGCCTCTGGGGAACTCATGCGCCAAGCCATCATCGCCTCCGGCACTGAGATCGTCACCGTGGCCCTGCGCCGGGCGGATCTCACTGGCAAAGGCGACCCCTTCGCCAATATCCTGGACTTCATCCCCAAGGACATCCTGCTGCTGCCGAATACCAGCGGTGCCATGAATGCCGAGGAAGCCGTGCGCCTCGCCCGCCTCGCCGTCGCCGCGGGCCTGCCCAACTGGGTGAAGCTGGAGATCCATCCTGATCCCCGCTACCTGCTGCCCGACCCCATCGAGACGCTGAAAGCCGCCGAGATCCTGGTGAAGGAAGGCTTCACCGTGCTGCCCTACATCAATGCCGACCCCGTGCTGGCGCGGCGCCTCCAGGACGTGGGCACCGCCACCGTCATGCCCCTGGGCTCCCCCATCGGTTCCCACCAGGGCATCACCACCCGTCGGCAGATCGAGATCATCATCTCTCAGGCCACCGTGCCGGTCGTCGTGGATGCTGGTATCGGTGCCCCGAGCCATGCCGCCGAGGCCTTTGAAATGGGAGCTGATGCCGTGCTGGTGAATACCGCCATCGCCATCGCTAGCGATCCCTCCCGCATGGCCGAGGCCTTCAAAGCCGCCGTCGAAGCTGGACGGGCCGCCTATGAGATCGGTCTCGCCGATCACAGTGAAGAAGCCAGCGCCACCAGCCCCCTGACGACCTTCCTTTACCAGCAATCCTAGTCCCAAGATCTTGAGCGGAGCGCGGATACACTTATCCGCATCTGGGTGCGACGAGTCACTCCAAACCGGCGGACAAGAGTGTCCGCACTCCCTTTCCCAGCCCTCTCCTTTCAGATCGCTGACCTCCCCGCCTCCATGCACGCCCTCACTGCCCTTTTTCACGCGCTCGATACCCAGCCGGAGATCCCGGTCGAAACCGCCTCCCGCATCCTCTTCCTCCGCGCGCAGGCTCACCCCGGCCTGGAGGCCTTCAAAGATCGCCTGACCTGCGAGCAGACCTGGAAACCCCATGCCGATGCCCTGGTGGAGTCCGGCCAGCGCCACACCCGTCAGGCCGAGGGGAAATACGATCTCATCCTGCTGCTGCCAGATCGCCAGCGTGATAGCATCCTCTCCGACTTTGCCCGCGCTCACGAGCTCCTGGCCGAGGGCGGCATGCTCGTCACCGCACTTCACAACGACTGGGGTGCCAAACGCATGGAGCAGCATCTGGCCGAAGTGGCCGGCGAAGTCCAAACCCTCTCCAAGCATCACAGCCGCGTCTTTTGGGCCACCCAGCCCGCCTCATGGAAAACCGAGGTGCTCGAGCAATGGAAAGCCGGTGGGGCCATGCGCCGCGTGCTGGACGGCCGCTTCTGGTCACAGCCTGGCTTGTTCAACTGGGACCGCATCGATGAAGGCTCCGCCCTGCTCACCGAGCATCTCCCGCACACCATCGGTGGCAATGTCGCAGACCTCGGCGCGAGCTGGGGTTACCTGAGTGATCATCTCCTGCGCAAGTGCCCCAACATCCGCACGCTGGACATGTATGAGGCCGATGCCCGTGCTCTGGAATGTGCGCGTCGTAACACCGGCCTCATCCCCGTCCCCGTCAGGCCCCGCATCCTCTGGAAAGATGTCACGCAAGGGGTCGGCACGGCCAGCTATGACCATGTCGTGATGAACCCGCCCTTTCATGACGGACGCGATGCCGATCCCACCCTGGGATTGAAGTTCATCACCGTCGCCGCCCAGGCCCTGCGCACTACAGGTGACCTCTGGCTCGTGGCCAACAAGCACCTGCCCTATGAGAACCTGCTGCGTGAAGCCTTCGAGCACATCAGCCTCATCGCTGAGACCCGCAGCTTCAAGGTTATCCATGGGGTCAAACCCACCCTGGTGACCCGTCAAGTGCGACGCAAAAGCCGTCGTTAAGCACGTCATTCCATGACACTCCCCAAGGCCGTGCATTTTTTCGTTCATAAACAGCAAAAGCTTCTTGCAAAGATCAGCGGCTCGTCTTAACTCCACGTCCCGCACGAAAGTGAAATGGGTAGGTGCCCGAGTGGTTAAAGGGGGCAGACTGTAAATCTGCTGGCTTACGCCTACGCTGGTTCGAACCCAGCCCTGCCCACCATTTTCATCTTCGCGTGAGACAAAAAAAGCCCGGTCCAAAGCCGGGCTTTTTTGTGCTCATCAATCAAGCAAGGAGTCGAAACCACCTGTTCTCTTCGTCCACGCCGAAACTCGCACGCTTAGGACTCAGGCATCATTTCTATCCCCATGCTTTTGGTTAGACCCCACCATCCAAAAGCCCTGCCTCCTTTCGGCATAAGGTTCGACGTGAGTTATCAAACCAAGCTTTGGCGAAACACGTTTGGGCAAGCCGCCATCGCCTTCGCCCCGGGACCTGGGGTGAGACCGCAAGGAGAGGGACTTGCCAAGTCCCCTTAACCGCCATCGCCATTACCCCGAGACCTGAGCTGAGAACGCAAGGAGAGGGACTTGCCAAGTCCCCTTAACCGCCATCGCCATTACCCCGGGACCTTGGGCGAGACCAAAGTGAAATTTAAAGGGGTAAACCTTTCATCTCGCTCCTCACCCGTCGAATGTGAAGCGTTGTTTCGTCAGGCGGGTATAAGAGGGCTTGCGGTCCAAAGGATCGCCGGATTCAGCTCAGGGCGAAGCGAAGCAAACCCTGGGTGGGTGGGAAGAGACCCACCTCTCAAAAGTCGCGGCCTGAAGGGTCGCGGGAGAGGGAACGAGAGGTGAAAACATGCCGCACGTTCCCGCGCTCCTTCAGAGCGCTCCGCAGGTGATTCGGTGTCGTTCGTCCCTTCCCAGGCCTTGCGGCCTGGGCTGAATCCAGCGGCCCTTCAGGCCGCGCAGATGTCTGAGCCCCTGATGAAAATGAGAGGGTAGAAACAGGACTCTCACGCCCCCTCACCTCACTTTTCGCTTAGCGAAAGAGTTGGGGTGAGGAGCGGACTCGATCTTGCCCACGAATTTGACTCATTATTTCATCAGTTGGGTATGAGAACGCACGGAGAGGGACTTGCCAAGTCCCCTTAACCGTCTCGGCCTAAGTCTCGTGGTGCGATCCAATACAGGATACCTTGGGGAGCAGCCCTGGAAAATCACTTTGCCAGCGATCCCTGTTTTCATTCCAAACTCGGGTGACAGAGGGATAGGACGCGCTCAAGACCTTGCCTTGCACCACAGCACCTTCTCACCGGCGAGCCTCTCCCGAATTCAAACAGCCCGAGAGCCTCTTGATCCCTTGGTCGGGTACCCAATTGCAGCAGCATGCCACATTAAGACGTCAACGCCACATCCATTAATTTTGACTTAAAAAGAACTAGATCTAGCGCTTGATTATGCTTATGACACAGGATGATGAGATGGTGTTTTTTGGTCGTGTTTTGGGCATTTAGTGCAGGGGAATCTAAGGGTGCAGCACTGGAAGCCATTGAATGGACGGTGGATGCCGGTCTCGAGATCCTTCCTGGGAGTGCGGGCGGACTTAAAAAAACGGGTGGCAGCAACACCGCTTGGGATCGGGATGCCA of the Prosthecobacter debontii genome contains:
- a CDS encoding thiazole synthase, giving the protein MPNQPLTIADRTFNSRLMLGTGKFASGELMRQAIIASGTEIVTVALRRADLTGKGDPFANILDFIPKDILLLPNTSGAMNAEEAVRLARLAVAAGLPNWVKLEIHPDPRYLLPDPIETLKAAEILVKEGFTVLPYINADPVLARRLQDVGTATVMPLGSPIGSHQGITTRRQIEIIISQATVPVVVDAGIGAPSHAAEAFEMGADAVLVNTAIAIASDPSRMAEAFKAAVEAGRAAYEIGLADHSEEASATSPLTTFLYQQS
- a CDS encoding class I SAM-dependent methyltransferase, whose translation is MHALTALFHALDTQPEIPVETASRILFLRAQAHPGLEAFKDRLTCEQTWKPHADALVESGQRHTRQAEGKYDLILLLPDRQRDSILSDFARAHELLAEGGMLVTALHNDWGAKRMEQHLAEVAGEVQTLSKHHSRVFWATQPASWKTEVLEQWKAGGAMRRVLDGRFWSQPGLFNWDRIDEGSALLTEHLPHTIGGNVADLGASWGYLSDHLLRKCPNIRTLDMYEADARALECARRNTGLIPVPVRPRILWKDVTQGVGTASYDHVVMNPPFHDGRDADPTLGLKFITVAAQALRTTGDLWLVANKHLPYENLLREAFEHISLIAETRSFKVIHGVKPTLVTRQVRRKSRR